One segment of Candidatus Zixiibacteriota bacterium DNA contains the following:
- a CDS encoding DNA polymerase III subunit alpha, producing MRFANFVHLHTHSQYSLLDGACRLDEVIERAKELNMPALAITDHGNMFGAVEFYKKATKAGIKPIIGVEAYCAGTTRFDKKPSSEFPDGGFHLILLAKNNVGYQNLMKLCSTAYLDGFYHRPRIDKSVLRQHAEGLIGTSACLKGEVNWYLQQGKADMAVASARELADIFGPGNFYLEIQNHGLPQETEAIPKMDLISRETGIPLVVTNDCHYLRREDYEAHDALLCIQTGKQIDDEKRMRYNTDQIYFKSEEEMEKVFGDFKPAMENTIRIAEECNVEIEMGKLKLPVFPIPTSFVDPDTYLRHLCERGLTERYTEITDEITQRLEYELGVIKQMGYAGYFLIVKDFCDYARSQKIPVGPGRGSAAGSLVSYALGITNVDPIAFELLFERFLNPERISMPDIDIDFADRGRDKIIKYVIDKYGKDNVCQIITFGTMAARAVVRDVGRVLGIPYGEVDKIAKMIPMAPDMNLEKAIAQVTELSDLAKADPRVERLLRYSRTLEGLARHCSTHAAGVVIAPSALTNYVPLFKGSKDEITTQYDMKMVEEIGLLKMDFLGLRTLTVIDDALRMIRENTGTEIDLDAIGLDDPKVYKLFARGETIGIFQFESPGMREYLRKLEPTTFTDLTVMNALYRPGPLDSGMIDTYISCKKGEEKVHFLHPILEKILGSTYGVIVFQEQVLQIANKMAGYSLGGADLLRKAMGKKIAALMAEQKKTFIEGSAKNGIEQKTAEDIFHQIETFARYGFNKAHSTCYAYVAYQTAWLKVHYPKEFMAALMTSEITDSDRINIFLEECRRLAITVLPPDVNESMIDFNVVDGTIRFGLLAVKNVGEGPARAIVEEREKNGPFVGLDGLIGRIPPRMMNRRTLESLIAAGACDSLGGGRAQKLAAVETMLEYGHRVFAQQSTHDLFAAAGGEVARVAPKLPDIAEWSTTELLNRERDMLGFYVSGHPLDKFRDELSCFTTATNQSLAAVADGREVTAGGIVVEVRKMPDKKGNMMAFATIQDFTGQVGLLLFSKVFDNVKEHIEIDQIILATGRVSTREGEAPKIIVSEVLPLQNLAERFNCQLVIKVEPDCPESMIDKALASLEDYRGNSPVLLAARENGSEVYIRSNKYSVRADFELVNRLKEMLGDSAAYLRPLSGRES from the coding sequence ATGAGATTCGCCAACTTCGTTCACCTCCATACTCACAGCCAGTATTCGCTGCTCGATGGCGCCTGTCGGCTCGATGAAGTCATCGAACGCGCCAAAGAACTCAACATGCCCGCGCTCGCGATCACCGACCACGGCAACATGTTCGGCGCGGTCGAGTTTTACAAAAAAGCCACCAAAGCCGGGATCAAACCGATTATCGGAGTCGAGGCCTACTGCGCCGGCACCACCCGGTTTGACAAAAAACCGTCCAGCGAGTTCCCCGACGGCGGGTTCCATCTGATCCTGCTCGCCAAAAACAACGTCGGCTATCAAAACCTGATGAAGCTGTGCTCGACTGCCTATCTCGACGGTTTCTACCATCGCCCGCGAATCGACAAAAGCGTCCTGCGCCAGCACGCCGAAGGGCTTATCGGCACCTCGGCCTGCCTCAAGGGCGAGGTCAACTGGTACCTCCAGCAGGGAAAAGCCGACATGGCGGTCGCCTCCGCCCGCGAGCTTGCCGATATCTTCGGCCCCGGCAACTTCTACCTGGAAATCCAGAATCACGGCCTGCCCCAGGAGACGGAGGCCATCCCGAAAATGGATTTGATCTCCCGCGAGACCGGCATTCCACTGGTCGTCACCAATGACTGTCATTATCTCCGCCGCGAGGACTACGAAGCGCACGACGCCCTGCTGTGCATTCAGACCGGCAAGCAGATCGATGACGAGAAGCGCATGCGCTACAACACCGACCAGATTTATTTCAAATCCGAAGAGGAAATGGAGAAGGTGTTTGGCGACTTCAAGCCCGCGATGGAAAATACGATTCGGATCGCCGAAGAATGCAACGTCGAAATCGAAATGGGAAAACTGAAACTCCCGGTTTTCCCGATTCCGACGTCATTTGTCGACCCGGACACATACCTTCGCCATCTCTGCGAACGCGGCCTCACCGAACGATACACGGAGATTACCGACGAAATTACCCAGCGCCTCGAATACGAGCTTGGCGTGATCAAACAGATGGGCTATGCGGGTTACTTCCTGATCGTAAAGGATTTTTGCGACTACGCCCGCTCCCAGAAAATACCGGTCGGCCCGGGGCGCGGCTCCGCCGCCGGATCGCTGGTCTCCTACGCCCTCGGCATCACCAATGTCGATCCAATCGCATTTGAACTGCTGTTCGAGCGCTTTTTGAATCCCGAACGTATTTCCATGCCGGATATCGATATCGACTTCGCCGATCGCGGCCGCGACAAAATCATCAAGTACGTCATCGACAAGTACGGCAAAGATAACGTCTGCCAGATTATCACCTTCGGAACCATGGCGGCCCGGGCGGTGGTGCGCGATGTCGGCCGGGTGCTCGGCATCCCCTATGGCGAGGTGGACAAAATCGCCAAGATGATCCCCATGGCCCCCGACATGAATCTCGAAAAAGCCATCGCACAGGTAACCGAGTTGTCCGATCTGGCCAAGGCCGACCCGCGTGTCGAACGGCTGCTGCGGTACTCCCGCACGCTCGAAGGTCTCGCGCGACATTGCTCGACCCACGCCGCCGGCGTGGTGATCGCGCCGTCGGCCCTCACCAACTACGTGCCGCTTTTCAAAGGGTCCAAGGACGAAATCACGACCCAGTACGATATGAAGATGGTCGAAGAAATCGGCCTGCTCAAAATGGACTTCCTCGGACTGCGCACGCTCACCGTTATCGATGACGCCCTGCGCATGATCCGCGAAAACACCGGTACGGAAATCGATCTCGATGCCATCGGGCTCGACGATCCCAAAGTCTACAAACTTTTCGCGCGCGGCGAGACGATCGGCATCTTCCAGTTTGAATCCCCCGGCATGCGCGAATACCTCCGCAAACTCGAGCCGACCACCTTCACCGACCTCACCGTCATGAACGCTCTGTATCGGCCGGGTCCGCTGGATTCCGGCATGATTGACACCTATATCAGCTGCAAGAAAGGCGAAGAGAAAGTCCATTTCCTGCACCCGATTCTGGAGAAGATCCTCGGCAGCACCTACGGCGTGATCGTCTTCCAGGAACAGGTGCTCCAGATTGCCAACAAGATGGCCGGTTATTCGCTCGGCGGCGCCGACCTCCTGCGCAAGGCGATGGGCAAGAAAATCGCCGCCCTCATGGCCGAACAGAAGAAGACCTTCATCGAAGGCTCGGCGAAAAACGGCATCGAACAGAAAACCGCCGAGGACATCTTCCATCAGATCGAAACCTTCGCCCGGTACGGCTTCAACAAAGCGCACTCCACCTGCTATGCGTACGTCGCCTACCAGACCGCGTGGCTCAAGGTGCACTACCCGAAAGAGTTCATGGCCGCGCTGATGACCTCCGAAATAACCGACTCGGACCGCATCAATATCTTCCTCGAGGAATGCCGACGGCTCGCCATCACCGTTCTGCCGCCCGATGTAAACGAATCCATGATAGATTTCAACGTAGTCGACGGTACCATCAGGTTCGGCCTGCTGGCGGTGAAAAATGTCGGCGAGGGTCCGGCCCGTGCGATTGTCGAAGAACGAGAGAAAAACGGCCCGTTTGTCGGGCTCGACGGGCTCATCGGCCGCATACCGCCTCGGATGATGAACCGCCGCACGCTGGAGTCGTTAATCGCGGCCGGCGCGTGTGATTCACTGGGCGGCGGCCGGGCTCAGAAACTGGCCGCTGTCGAAACCATGCTCGAGTACGGGCACCGCGTTTTCGCCCAGCAAAGCACCCACGATCTCTTCGCCGCCGCCGGCGGCGAGGTTGCCCGCGTCGCCCCCAAACTCCCCGATATCGCCGAATGGTCTACCACCGAATTGCTCAACCGCGAGCGCGATATGCTCGGGTTCTACGTCTCCGGTCACCCCCTCGACAAGTTCCGCGACGAACTGTCCTGTTTCACCACCGCCACCAATCAATCGCTCGCGGCGGTCGCCGACGGACGAGAGGTGACTGCCGGCGGCATTGTTGTCGAGGTCAGAAAGATGCCCGACAAGAAGGGCAATATGATGGCGTTCGCCACCATTCAGGATTTCACCGGACAAGTGGGCCTGCTTCTGTTCTCCAAAGTCTTTGATAACGTGAAGGAGCACATCGAAATAGATCAGATCATCCTGGCCACCGGACGAGTTTCGACCCGTGAGGGAGAGGCCCCCAAGATCATTGTCAGCGAGGTCCTCCCGCTGCAGAACCTCGCGGAACGATTTAATTGTCAACTCGTTATAAAGGTCGAGCCGGATTGTCCCGAATCTATGATAGATAAGGCGTTAGCTTCGCTCGAAGACTACCGGGGCAACTCCCCGGTGCTTCTGGCCGCCCGTGAAAACGGTTCTGAAGTGTACATTCGATCGAACAAATATTCCGTTCGGGCGGATTTCGAGCTCGTCAACCGACTCAAGGAGATGTTAGGTGATTCCGCGGCTTACCTTCGGCCGCTCTCCGGCCGGGAATCGTGA
- a CDS encoding GNAT family N-acetyltransferase translates to MEITIELIHSSNRQIVKDWIATWPAPYIISRGRKLWPGELEGFAAFDSERALVGLVTYEIVGDQCEVVTLDARMQWAGIGTRLMALMPEVARQAGCRRLWLITTNDNVDAIRFYQKRGFTIAAVHVNALEHSRKLKPEIPTIGMYGIPIRDEVEFEMWL, encoded by the coding sequence ATGGAAATCACGATAGAACTAATCCACTCAAGCAACCGGCAAATCGTCAAAGACTGGATCGCCACCTGGCCCGCGCCGTATATCATCTCGCGCGGACGCAAACTCTGGCCGGGGGAGCTGGAAGGATTTGCTGCGTTCGACTCGGAGCGCGCACTGGTCGGGCTGGTGACGTATGAGATAGTCGGCGATCAGTGCGAGGTAGTGACGCTTGATGCCCGCATGCAGTGGGCGGGGATAGGGACGAGGCTGATGGCGCTGATGCCGGAAGTCGCCCGACAAGCCGGCTGCAGGCGCCTGTGGCTGATTACGACCAATGACAATGTCGATGCTATCCGGTTTTACCAGAAGCGGGGCTTTACAATCGCCGCCGTCCATGTCAACGCGCTTGAACATTCACGGAAGCTCAAACCGGAAATCCCGACAATCGGCATGTACGGCATCCCCATACGCGACGAGGTTGAGTTTGAGATGTGGCTCTGA
- a CDS encoding M1 family metallopeptidase, giving the protein MVLTAARRTVLPVVLFVATLIFTSAICPASSVPGDYWQQEVNYRMEITLQPDLRTIDGKIAIDYNNNSPDTLSVIYLKAWPNAIQKDSYADRKQRRQLDYSYASLKPGQEGRLELFELRDGDPFVVDPSAHRSFEFDNSIIAVRLQEPLPPGHACDLVFGFKTTLPSPSRMRMGTVRGVVRAAYWFPQACVYDRVLGWVNAQYLGWGENYGDYGWYDVAITAPSPMIVAATGVCVNEQEMLPPDLRAALDIANFRKPRSEWPVIETDQRATKTWLYLAENVNDFVFSASANWCIDSDTVNGVEVVAYALRHNAERWRDAALLGVQSIETYSDLFLPYQWPVIRICDAYSGMEYPMLTNCEGGSPSPYFALLLYHEIGHQWFMGQIGSNQIDRPFLDEGFTTHAEHIAMEKYLGRDRNLNYPRNFYQKAFEPPITDRNQRGFRPLLLLMEQGYDQPMVFSYDRGEEYWPWRVSAYYKSAAMHYSLRSILGDSAYFDAMRSYCADWLFKHPYEEDFLRSMEQSSGLELDEYLRQWYHGDERLDYAYDGMSVDQFGGEYVHEIRLRRPGEFVAPVDLAVIWEQGDTTFYTVAPEGMGFQKPGYRMAPEWKQFRMPNDKYKFTIRAKRRIDKIVVDPHELLMDIDRRNNVAPTFWFIPPTEVRLDNLLYDRTPIDKQAMRIRPDLWYDDINGLQIGVHSHGSFLETRGQHSVDFRWATRSGDPFFDFSIAGPVSFPSRFGYGAHRWMFSDQRQFSSTSYDVISKPKYSRPDQSWIRVELNYLDFDDTDSAQGNRFDPIQYDTRRYFEGQPWDQTSTIYVDLETGWLKTHRYGSLSFEERARVGRYAFSDERRGFFENAFVMTVDFTSRSRTWLSLRAEVLNVSGAPPSQFLRHISRAPAVDRFTEAPVFRSPGTFPTDWEDDFYLAERRVRGYQDRTVFVTEAVGGSLEYTPPDLLPFRWFNRVPWIGSWLARTDNLVFLDAAAVTMNGKEAQYPEPIASNETSAYGTSREWYVSAGPSFTFPPFWKGGRHRVRIDFPIYLNHPAPGEKETDFRFSVAWLVAGGL; this is encoded by the coding sequence ATGGTTCTTACAGCCGCGCGTCGCACCGTGTTGCCTGTCGTTCTGTTCGTCGCCACCCTCATCTTCACGTCCGCAATCTGCCCGGCGTCCTCCGTCCCCGGCGATTACTGGCAGCAGGAAGTCAATTACCGGATGGAGATCACCCTGCAACCGGATCTGCGTACCATCGATGGAAAAATCGCGATCGACTACAACAACAACTCACCCGATACGCTCTCCGTCATCTATCTGAAAGCGTGGCCGAATGCGATTCAAAAAGACTCGTACGCCGATCGCAAGCAGCGTCGCCAGCTCGATTACTCGTACGCCTCGCTGAAGCCCGGACAGGAAGGGCGGCTGGAGCTGTTCGAGCTGAGGGACGGCGATCCGTTCGTTGTCGATCCGAGCGCACACCGTTCCTTTGAATTTGACAACAGTATCATCGCGGTTCGCCTGCAGGAACCTCTCCCGCCCGGCCACGCCTGTGATCTCGTGTTCGGTTTCAAGACGACCCTCCCCAGTCCTTCCCGGATGCGTATGGGCACAGTCCGCGGAGTCGTGCGGGCCGCTTACTGGTTCCCGCAGGCCTGCGTCTACGACCGCGTCCTTGGCTGGGTCAATGCGCAGTATCTCGGATGGGGGGAGAACTATGGCGACTACGGCTGGTATGACGTAGCTATCACCGCCCCGTCGCCCATGATTGTCGCGGCCACCGGCGTGTGCGTCAACGAACAGGAGATGCTCCCGCCTGACCTTCGCGCCGCCCTCGATATCGCAAATTTCCGCAAACCTCGCAGCGAGTGGCCGGTCATAGAAACCGATCAGCGCGCCACTAAAACCTGGCTTTATCTCGCCGAAAACGTCAATGACTTCGTGTTCAGCGCCTCAGCGAACTGGTGCATCGACAGCGATACGGTCAACGGCGTCGAAGTCGTCGCGTACGCGCTCCGACACAACGCCGAGCGGTGGCGCGATGCCGCCCTGTTGGGCGTCCAGTCCATCGAAACGTACTCCGACCTTTTCCTGCCGTACCAGTGGCCGGTCATCCGCATCTGCGACGCCTACTCCGGCATGGAGTACCCCATGCTCACCAACTGCGAGGGCGGTTCGCCGTCGCCGTATTTCGCGCTCCTGCTCTATCACGAGATCGGGCACCAGTGGTTTATGGGGCAGATCGGTTCAAACCAGATCGACCGCCCGTTTCTCGACGAGGGCTTCACGACGCACGCCGAACATATCGCCATGGAGAAATACCTCGGCCGCGATCGAAATCTCAACTACCCGCGCAATTTCTACCAGAAGGCGTTCGAACCGCCCATCACCGACCGCAACCAGCGCGGGTTTCGTCCCCTGTTGCTGCTGATGGAACAGGGCTACGACCAACCGATGGTTTTCTCGTACGATCGCGGCGAGGAATACTGGCCGTGGCGCGTGTCCGCCTACTACAAGTCGGCCGCCATGCACTATTCGCTGCGGTCCATACTCGGCGACTCGGCGTATTTCGATGCCATGCGCTCGTACTGCGCCGACTGGCTCTTCAAGCACCCCTACGAAGAAGACTTCCTCCGCAGCATGGAGCAAAGCTCGGGGCTCGAACTCGACGAGTATCTCCGCCAATGGTACCACGGCGACGAGCGGCTGGACTATGCGTATGACGGCATGTCGGTCGATCAATTCGGCGGGGAGTACGTTCACGAGATCCGGCTCCGGCGACCCGGCGAATTTGTCGCCCCCGTCGACCTTGCCGTCATCTGGGAGCAGGGAGACACGACCTTCTACACCGTTGCGCCCGAAGGGATGGGCTTTCAGAAACCCGGCTACCGGATGGCGCCCGAGTGGAAGCAGTTCCGCATGCCCAACGACAAGTACAAATTCACCATACGAGCCAAACGCCGCATCGACAAAATCGTCGTCGATCCCCACGAACTGCTGATGGATATCGACCGCCGCAACAACGTGGCGCCGACCTTCTGGTTTATCCCGCCGACCGAAGTCCGGCTGGACAACCTGTTGTACGACCGGACGCCGATCGACAAGCAGGCGATGCGAATTCGCCCGGACCTCTGGTACGACGATATCAACGGTCTGCAGATCGGCGTTCATTCGCACGGGTCGTTTCTGGAAACGCGCGGGCAACACAGTGTCGACTTCCGCTGGGCCACTCGTTCCGGTGACCCGTTTTTCGACTTTTCCATTGCCGGACCCGTCAGCTTCCCGTCCCGCTTCGGCTATGGCGCCCATCGATGGATGTTTTCAGACCAGCGTCAATTCAGTTCCACGTCGTACGATGTCATCAGTAAGCCGAAGTACTCGCGCCCCGACCAAAGCTGGATTCGGGTCGAGTTGAACTACCTGGATTTTGACGACACCGACAGCGCGCAGGGAAACCGGTTCGACCCCATTCAGTATGACACGCGCCGGTATTTCGAAGGCCAGCCGTGGGACCAGACATCGACCATCTACGTGGATTTGGAAACCGGATGGCTGAAAACCCACCGTTACGGGTCGCTGTCATTCGAAGAGCGCGCGCGGGTGGGACGGTATGCTTTTTCCGATGAGCGACGAGGGTTTTTCGAAAACGCTTTCGTTATGACCGTCGACTTCACCTCGCGGTCTCGAACCTGGTTGTCGCTCCGCGCCGAAGTGCTCAATGTTTCCGGCGCGCCGCCCTCCCAGTTCCTCCGTCACATAAGCCGTGCCCCGGCGGTGGATCGTTTCACTGAAGCGCCGGTCTTTCGTTCCCCCGGCACCTTCCCGACTGACTGGGAAGACGACTTCTACCTGGCAGAGCGGCGCGTGCGCGGCTATCAGGATCGCACCGTTTTTGTTACGGAGGCGGTTGGAGGCTCGCTGGAGTACACGCCGCCGGATCTTCTGCCGTTTCGCTGGTTCAACCGGGTTCCGTGGATCGGATCGTGGCTTGCCCGGACAGACAATTTGGTGTTTCTCGACGCCGCCGCGGTTACGATGAACGGCAAGGAAGCGCAATATCCGGAGCCGATCGCGTCAAACGAGACGAGTGCGTATGGTACAAGCCGGGAGTGGTATGTTTCGGCCGGGCCGTCATTCACGTTCCCGCCGTTTTGGAAAGGCGGCCGGCACCGCGTGCGAATCGATTTCCCGATCTACCTGAACCACCCGGCCCCGGGGGAGAAGGAGACCGATTTCCGTTTCTCGGTGGCGTGGCTGGTGGCGGGGGGGTTGTAA
- a CDS encoding enoyl-CoA hydratase-related protein: protein MTEYKNILVERKDKVLVVTINRPRALNALNMETVIELQQMLHYHWKDDTIGCVVITGSGDKAFVAGADISEIADLDVRSGTDFSAQGLYLMKTIQNFPRPVIAAINGFALGGGCELALACDIRLASEKAKLGQPEVNLGVIPGFGGTQRLARQVGRGKAMQMIMTGDMVDAAEAYRIGLVEAVYPPEQLMEKAMAMANTICLRGPLAIAMAKECINRGLDVNLTAGCDLEKANFGAVCGTGDKNEGCEAFLEKRPPKFSGH, encoded by the coding sequence ATGACGGAATACAAAAACATCCTGGTCGAGCGCAAGGACAAGGTACTGGTCGTGACCATAAACCGCCCTCGTGCGCTCAATGCGCTGAACATGGAGACGGTCATCGAACTCCAGCAGATGCTCCACTATCACTGGAAAGACGACACGATCGGCTGCGTCGTGATCACGGGATCGGGTGACAAGGCGTTTGTCGCCGGCGCCGACATCAGCGAAATCGCCGATCTCGACGTCCGCAGCGGCACGGACTTCTCCGCCCAGGGGCTCTACCTGATGAAGACGATCCAGAATTTCCCGCGGCCCGTTATCGCCGCCATCAACGGATTTGCGCTTGGCGGCGGGTGTGAACTCGCTCTCGCCTGCGACATCCGGCTTGCCTCCGAAAAAGCCAAGCTCGGCCAGCCCGAGGTAAACCTGGGCGTCATTCCCGGATTCGGCGGTACCCAGCGCCTCGCCCGTCAGGTCGGCCGGGGCAAGGCCATGCAGATGATCATGACCGGCGATATGGTCGATGCTGCGGAAGCATACCGGATCGGGCTGGTCGAAGCCGTCTACCCGCCCGAACAGCTCATGGAAAAGGCGATGGCGATGGCCAACACCATTTGCTTGCGTGGTCCGCTGGCGATTGCGATGGCCAAAGAGTGTATCAACCGTGGGCTCGATGTCAACCTCACCGCCGGCTGTGACCTGGAGAAAGCCAACTTCGGCGCCGTCTGCGGGACCGGCGACAAAAACGAAGGCTGCGAGGCTTTCCTCGAAAAGCGCCCGCCGAAATTCTCGGGACATTGA
- a CDS encoding 3-hydroxybutyryl-CoA dehydrogenase — MIARVGIVGFGQMGSGIGQVAAAAGYTVLACDISSEAVQRGLGYITRSLDRAIEKGKADQALKSKVLGNISLHTDPADLRQCDLICEAVVESLEAKKEVYLALDGICHDHTIFASNTSSLSISDMAAVTTRRDRFVGLHFFNPVPIMKLCEVVRTIDTSDATFEAAFAFAESVGKTCVTAKDSPGFVANVLLVPYLLDGIRQYERGLASREDIDNAMMLGCGHPMGPLTLTDFIGLDTILYIADIMFEEFKDSHYAAPPLLRRMVNAGYMGKKTGRGFYDYAKK, encoded by the coding sequence ATGATCGCAAGAGTCGGTATTGTCGGATTCGGCCAGATGGGCTCCGGCATCGGGCAGGTCGCCGCGGCCGCCGGCTACACGGTGCTGGCGTGCGATATCTCCTCTGAGGCGGTTCAACGCGGGCTGGGGTATATCACCCGGTCGCTGGACAGAGCGATCGAAAAGGGGAAAGCCGATCAGGCTCTCAAAAGCAAAGTCCTCGGAAACATCAGCCTTCACACCGATCCCGCCGACCTCAGGCAGTGCGATCTGATCTGCGAGGCGGTCGTCGAGAGCCTGGAGGCGAAAAAAGAAGTCTATCTCGCCCTCGACGGCATCTGCCACGATCATACCATCTTTGCGTCCAACACGTCCTCGCTGTCCATCAGCGACATGGCCGCGGTCACGACACGCCGGGACCGGTTTGTCGGGCTGCACTTTTTCAATCCCGTCCCGATCATGAAGCTGTGCGAGGTCGTACGCACGATCGACACTTCCGATGCCACGTTTGAGGCCGCCTTCGCGTTTGCGGAGTCGGTCGGCAAGACCTGTGTCACCGCCAAGGACTCGCCCGGCTTCGTGGCCAACGTGCTGCTGGTGCCGTACCTGCTCGATGGTATCCGCCAGTACGAGCGCGGTCTGGCCAGCCGGGAAGATATCGACAACGCCATGATGCTCGGCTGCGGGCATCCCATGGGACCGCTGACCCTGACCGATTTCATCGGTCTCGACACGATCCTGTACATCGCGGACATCATGTTCGAGGAGTTCAAAGACTCCCACTACGCGGCTCCACCGCTGCTTCGGCGCATGGTCAACGCCGGCTATATGGGCAAAAAGACCGGCCGCGGTTTCTACGATTACGCCAAGAAATAA
- a CDS encoding GNAT family N-acetyltransferase, which translates to MSDSTRVKADIIKYTSEYARTVRSWIETEQTAADLDIAAEYPPAEEIVDEWQTEEMTSYLLLSGNGPVAYAELWSHPIEMGLEIKRLLVDPKRRRNGYGCKMLSLLCEIAGRRKDIAKVFLTVDWDNRSALGCYLKSGFTVAGTTHDRPGLYLTRIVERHD; encoded by the coding sequence GTGAGCGACTCGACCCGCGTCAAAGCGGATATTATCAAGTACACGTCCGAATACGCCCGCACCGTCCGCTCCTGGATTGAAACCGAGCAGACGGCCGCCGACCTTGACATTGCCGCCGAGTACCCCCCCGCAGAGGAGATTGTCGACGAGTGGCAGACCGAAGAAATGACGTCCTACCTGCTGTTGTCGGGGAACGGGCCGGTCGCCTATGCCGAATTGTGGTCGCATCCGATCGAGATGGGCCTGGAAATCAAGCGCCTGCTGGTAGATCCGAAACGCCGCCGGAACGGCTACGGCTGCAAGATGCTGTCCCTGCTGTGTGAAATCGCCGGCCGTCGCAAGGATATCGCTAAGGTCTTTTTGACGGTCGACTGGGACAACCGCTCCGCGCTGGGCTGCTACCTGAAATCCGGGTTCACGGTAGCCGGGACGACACACGATCGCCCCGGTCTGTATCTCACCCGTATCGTCGAAAGACATGACTAA